A single window of Flavobacterium aestivum DNA harbors:
- the ftsY gene encoding signal recognition particle-docking protein FtsY — protein MSFFKKLFSSEKKESLDKGLEKTKTTFFSKLSKAVAGKSKVDDDVLDNLEEILVSSDVGVNTTLKIITRIEKRVEADKYLGIDELNQILREEIAGLLSETNTGEATEFVIPINTKPYVLMVVGVNGVGKTTTIGKLAYQFKKAGLKVVLGAADTFRAAAIDQLQIWADRVDVPIVRQEMGSDPASVAFDTLQSAVAQNADVVIIDTAGRLHNKINLMNELSKVKRVMQKVVGDAPHDVMLVLDGSTGQNAFEQAKQFTAATEVTSLAVTKLDGTAKGGVVIGISDQFQIPVKYIGVGEGIEDLQVFNKYEFVDSFFK, from the coding sequence ATGAGCTTTTTTAAAAAATTATTCTCCTCAGAGAAAAAAGAATCATTAGACAAAGGTCTAGAGAAAACTAAAACTACTTTTTTTTCCAAGTTATCCAAAGCAGTGGCTGGAAAGTCAAAAGTTGATGATGATGTTTTAGACAATTTAGAAGAAATCCTCGTTTCTTCGGATGTAGGAGTAAACACGACTCTAAAAATAATTACCCGAATAGAAAAAAGAGTTGAGGCTGATAAATACTTAGGTATTGATGAGTTGAACCAAATATTAAGAGAAGAAATTGCGGGCTTATTATCAGAAACCAATACTGGTGAAGCAACGGAATTTGTTATTCCAATAAACACGAAACCATACGTTTTAATGGTAGTTGGGGTGAATGGAGTAGGTAAAACAACTACAATAGGAAAATTGGCTTATCAATTCAAAAAAGCAGGTCTTAAAGTAGTTTTGGGAGCTGCAGATACTTTTCGTGCGGCTGCCATTGATCAATTGCAAATTTGGGCTGATAGGGTTGATGTACCCATTGTTAGACAAGAAATGGGAAGTGATCCAGCTTCGGTAGCTTTTGATACCTTGCAATCTGCGGTAGCACAAAATGCTGATGTTGTTATAATCGATACTGCGGGTCGTTTGCATAATAAGATTAACCTGATGAACGAACTTTCAAAAGTAAAACGTGTAATGCAAAAAGTGGTTGGAGATGCCCCACATGACGTAATGCTGGTTTTGGATGGTTCTACTGGACAAAATGCTTTTGAACAAGCCAAGCAATTTACTGCTGCCACAGAAGTTACTTCGCTAGCGGTGACTAAGTTAGATGGTACTGCCAAAGGTGGTGTCGTTATTGGTATTTCGGATCAATTTCAAATCCCTGTTAAGTATATTGGTGTTGGTGAAGGAATTGAAGATTTACAGGTTTTTAATAAATACGAGTTTGTAGATAGCTTTTTTAAATAA
- a CDS encoding DUF4295 domain-containing protein encodes MAKKTVASLQTSSKRLSKAIKMVKSPVTGAYTFVESIMAPEAVDEFLKKK; translated from the coding sequence ATGGCAAAGAAAACAGTAGCATCGTTACAAACATCTTCTAAGAGATTATCAAAAGCCATCAAAATGGTGAAATCTCCAGTAACCGGAGCATATACATTCGTTGAATCTATTATGGCTCCTGAAGCAGTTGACGAATTCTTGAAAAAGAAATAA
- the rpmG gene encoding 50S ribosomal protein L33 — protein MAKKGNRIQVILECTEHKTSGVAGTSRYITTKNKKNTPDRLEIKKFNPILKRVTVHKEIK, from the coding sequence ATGGCAAAGAAAGGAAATAGAATCCAGGTAATTTTAGAATGTACTGAGCACAAAACTTCAGGTGTTGCTGGTACTTCAAGATACATAACTACAAAGAACAAAAAAAATACTCCAGATAGATTAGAGATTAAAAAATTTAATCCAATCTTGAAAAGAGTTACTGTTCACAAAGAAATTAAATAA
- the rpmB gene encoding 50S ribosomal protein L28, translating into MSRVCDLTGKRAMVGNNVSHAMNKTKRKFSVNLVKKRFYLPEEDRWITLRVAASTIKTINKNGIAAVLKKAQSEGFIK; encoded by the coding sequence ATGTCAAGAGTTTGTGACCTTACAGGTAAAAGAGCGATGGTAGGAAATAACGTTTCTCACGCTATGAACAAAACTAAGAGAAAATTTTCTGTAAACTTAGTTAAGAAGCGTTTTTATCTTCCAGAAGAAGATAGATGGATTACTCTTAGAGTAGCAGCATCTACGATAAAAACAATTAATAAAAATGGAATCGCTGCAGTTTTGAAAAAAGCGCAGTCAGAAGGATTTATTAAATAA
- a CDS encoding CinA family nicotinamide mononucleotide deamidase-related protein, which produces MKATIITIGDEILIGQIVDTNSAFIAKALDRIGVEINEIISISDSKEHILNTFSKLQNTVDLVIVTGGLGPTKDDVTKKTFCDYFEDELVVDKEVLAHVTELIEGFFKRKITQINKDQALVPSKCTVLHNKMGTAPGMWMKKENTVFVSLPGVPYEMAYLIENEVVPKVIKEYKRPYIIHKTILTYGQGESIVAERIEEWEDSLPEFLKLAYLPSPGKLRLRLSARGTDKVKLEKAIEGYVCSLDAIISDIIVGYEEDETIEVVLGRLLTQQNKTLATAESCTGGKIAQTLTAVPGASKYFKGSVVSYDASVKIDVLGLSESLIEEHAVVSAAVASAMALSVKKIMKTDYAIATTGNAGPTKEEGDAEIGTVFIALATPNGVIVEEFNFGQPRDKVIDRAVVKSLEILQKEILKKEL; this is translated from the coding sequence ATGAAAGCAACTATAATTACCATTGGAGATGAAATATTAATTGGTCAAATAGTAGATACCAATTCTGCATTTATAGCAAAAGCATTAGATAGAATAGGTGTTGAAATCAATGAGATTATTTCGATTAGTGATTCCAAAGAGCATATATTAAATACGTTTTCTAAGCTTCAAAATACAGTAGATTTAGTTATTGTTACCGGTGGATTGGGGCCAACGAAAGATGATGTTACCAAGAAAACTTTTTGTGATTATTTTGAAGATGAATTAGTTGTTGATAAAGAAGTTTTGGCTCATGTTACTGAATTGATAGAAGGTTTTTTTAAAAGAAAAATAACTCAGATCAATAAAGATCAGGCGCTAGTTCCATCAAAATGTACAGTGCTTCATAATAAGATGGGGACGGCTCCTGGAATGTGGATGAAGAAAGAAAACACGGTTTTTGTATCGCTACCTGGAGTGCCATATGAAATGGCATATTTGATAGAAAATGAAGTTGTGCCAAAGGTAATCAAAGAATATAAAAGACCTTATATTATACATAAGACAATACTTACTTATGGGCAAGGAGAAAGTATTGTTGCGGAGCGCATCGAGGAGTGGGAGGATAGTTTGCCGGAATTTTTGAAATTGGCCTATTTGCCTAGTCCGGGAAAACTGCGTTTGCGACTTTCGGCAAGAGGAACAGATAAGGTGAAACTAGAAAAAGCAATAGAGGGATATGTGTGCTCTTTGGATGCTATTATTAGTGATATAATTGTTGGTTATGAGGAAGATGAAACGATTGAAGTTGTGCTGGGAAGATTGCTTACTCAACAAAATAAAACTCTTGCTACTGCAGAAAGTTGTACCGGTGGTAAAATTGCACAAACATTGACAGCAGTTCCGGGAGCTTCAAAATATTTTAAAGGAAGTGTTGTTTCGTATGACGCTTCAGTAAAAATTGATGTTTTGGGATTATCGGAAAGTTTGATAGAGGAGCATGCGGTAGTTAGCGCTGCTGTCGCATCCGCTATGGCTTTGAGCGTGAAAAAGATAATGAAAACCGATTATGCAATTGCTACCACAGGAAATGCAGGTCCAACTAAAGAGGAGGGGGATGCAGAAATTGGTACTGTATTTATTGCATTGGCTACACCAAATGGAGTGATTGTTGAAGAATTTAATTTTGGTCAACCCCGTGATAAAGTGATAGATAGAGCTGTAGTTAAGAGTCTTGAAATATTGCAGAAAGAAATTTTGAAAAAAGAGCTTTAA
- a CDS encoding Hpt domain-containing protein encodes MALKYNLAKVYALSDNDPDFVSEILNLFVTEVPEDLIQIGEGIKNKDHKHTYAFAHKLKPTLDLMGLNVAFEEILQIEAWTKSEGKKKEIIETYKSVKTQVKDAIKELKKDFDL; translated from the coding sequence ATGGCTTTAAAATATAACCTAGCAAAAGTGTACGCACTTTCAGATAATGATCCGGATTTCGTGAGTGAAATCTTAAATTTATTTGTTACTGAAGTCCCTGAAGATTTGATACAAATAGGAGAGGGGATTAAGAACAAGGATCACAAACATACGTATGCTTTCGCACATAAATTAAAGCCAACATTAGATTTGATGGGTTTAAATGTGGCATTCGAAGAAATTTTACAAATAGAAGCCTGGACAAAATCGGAAGGCAAGAAGAAAGAGATTATTGAGACGTATAAGAGTGTTAAAACTCAGGTAAAAGATGCTATTAAAGAGTTGAAAAAAGATTTTGATCTTTAA
- a CDS encoding fumarylacetoacetate hydrolase family protein, whose translation MKIICIGRNYANHIEELKNERPSEPVVFMKPDSAVLLKQHPFVIPEFSEDIHHEIELIVKINKVGKYIEPKFAHKYYDEISVGIDFTARDLQEKLKAKGLPWEKAKAFDGSAVIGEFLPKSQFVSLENITFELKNNNNTVQKGNSNCMLWNIDELISYVSQYFTLKIGDIIFTGTPAGVAVVKPDDVLEGFLEGQKLFRIQVK comes from the coding sequence ATGAAAATAATTTGTATCGGTAGAAATTATGCCAATCATATTGAAGAATTAAAAAACGAACGCCCTTCGGAACCAGTTGTTTTTATGAAACCAGATTCGGCAGTTTTGTTGAAGCAACATCCTTTTGTAATTCCTGAATTTTCTGAGGATATTCATCATGAAATTGAGCTTATAGTTAAAATAAACAAAGTAGGGAAATATATAGAGCCTAAGTTTGCTCACAAATATTATGATGAGATTAGTGTAGGGATTGATTTTACGGCTAGAGATCTTCAGGAAAAATTAAAAGCGAAAGGACTGCCATGGGAGAAAGCAAAAGCATTTGATGGCTCTGCGGTTATTGGAGAATTTTTGCCAAAAAGTCAGTTTGTTTCATTGGAAAATATTACATTTGAATTAAAGAATAATAATAATACGGTACAAAAAGGTAACTCTAATTGTATGTTGTGGAATATAGATGAACTTATATCCTATGTTTCTCAATATTTTACTTTAAAAATAGGTGATATTATTTTTACGGGAACGCCAGCAGGGGTTGCGGTAGTAAAACCAGACGATGTTTTAGAAGGATTTTTAGAAGGACAAAAACTATTTAGAATACAAGTGAAATAA
- a CDS encoding 3'-5' exonuclease codes for MELKLNRPICFFDLETTGIDIGKDRIVEISIFKVFPNGNKESKTWLVNPTIPIPPQSTAIHGISNEKVANEPTFNELASQVYNMIKDSDLAGFNSDRFDIPLLAEELLRAGVDFDMKGRVSVDVQTIFHKMEERTLSAALKFYCGKGLDNAHSAEADTMATYEILKAQLDRYPELENDVKSLSEFTTRKKIADFAGMIAFDKDDEEIFTFGKHKGAKVDKVLEAEPGYFSWIQNADFPLYTKKVLTAIKLRKLNTK; via the coding sequence ATGGAACTTAAACTGAATAGACCAATTTGCTTTTTCGATCTTGAAACAACCGGAATTGACATTGGAAAAGATAGAATTGTAGAGATATCAATTTTTAAAGTTTTCCCTAACGGAAATAAAGAAAGTAAAACATGGTTGGTTAATCCTACGATCCCTATTCCACCACAATCAACAGCGATTCATGGGATTAGTAATGAGAAAGTGGCTAATGAACCTACATTTAATGAATTGGCTTCTCAGGTTTACAATATGATTAAGGATAGTGATTTGGCAGGATTTAATTCGGATCGTTTTGATATTCCGTTGCTTGCCGAAGAGTTGTTACGTGCAGGAGTAGATTTTGATATGAAAGGAAGAGTTTCTGTAGATGTACAAACTATCTTTCATAAAATGGAAGAACGTACTCTAAGTGCTGCTTTAAAATTTTATTGTGGTAAAGGACTGGATAATGCTCATTCTGCAGAAGCAGATACCATGGCTACTTATGAAATCCTGAAAGCACAATTGGATCGTTATCCTGAATTGGAAAATGATGTAAAATCATTGTCTGAGTTTACTACCAGAAAAAAAATTGCTGATTTTGCAGGAATGATCGCTTTTGATAAAGACGATGAGGAAATTTTTACTTTCGGAAAACACAAAGGGGCAAAAGTTGATAAAGTTTTAGAGGCTGAACCGGGGTATTTTAGCTGGATTCAGAACGCAGATTTTCCTCTGTATACCAAGAAAGTGTTGACTGCGATTAAATTAAGAAAACTAAATACAAAGTAA
- a CDS encoding dihydrolipoamide acetyltransferase family protein, which produces MARFELKLPKMGESVAEATITNWLKEVGDKIEADEAVLEIATDKVDSEVPSEVSGVLIEKLFGKDDLVQVGQTIAIIETEGGNVETTSAEAAPAAVAEIQKTIESVKESVSVPVNFSESDKFFSPLVKNIAKEEGVTLAELEGIRGSGKDGRVTKEDILNYVKNRGNQPVVTNQPVAAAAVVEPVKVVEAPVVAQNTVSKSQAAVPVSVNGGDEIIEMDRMRKLISGYMVASVQTSAHVQSFIEVDVTNIVKWRDKVKNAFEKREGEKLTFTPIFMEAVAKALKDFPGMNISVDGDFIIKKKNINLGMAAALPNGNLIVPVIKSADQLNLVGMAKAVNDLGNRAKAGKLKPDDTQGGTYTVTNVGTFGSVFGTPIINQPQVGILALGAIRKVPAVIETPEGDFIGIRQKMFLSHSYDHRVVDGALGGSFVKRVADYLEAFDVNRDY; this is translated from the coding sequence ATGGCAAGATTTGAATTAAAGCTTCCTAAAATGGGAGAAAGCGTTGCAGAGGCAACAATCACAAATTGGTTAAAAGAAGTAGGCGACAAAATTGAAGCCGATGAAGCAGTTTTGGAAATTGCTACCGATAAAGTGGATTCTGAAGTTCCGTCTGAGGTTTCGGGTGTACTTATCGAAAAGTTATTTGGTAAAGATGATTTAGTTCAAGTAGGGCAGACCATTGCTATTATTGAAACCGAAGGTGGAAATGTTGAAACGACAAGTGCAGAAGCTGCGCCAGCAGCTGTTGCTGAAATTCAGAAAACAATCGAGTCGGTTAAAGAATCAGTTTCTGTACCAGTAAATTTTTCTGAAAGCGATAAGTTCTTTTCGCCATTAGTGAAAAACATAGCAAAAGAAGAAGGAGTTACTTTGGCTGAGTTAGAAGGTATCAGAGGTTCTGGAAAAGACGGCCGTGTTACTAAAGAAGATATATTAAATTACGTAAAAAATAGAGGGAATCAACCAGTTGTTACTAATCAGCCAGTTGCAGCTGCAGCAGTTGTTGAGCCGGTTAAAGTTGTTGAAGCTCCAGTAGTTGCTCAAAATACGGTTAGTAAATCACAAGCAGCAGTTCCGGTTTCTGTAAATGGAGGTGATGAAATTATCGAAATGGACAGAATGCGTAAGCTGATTTCTGGTTATATGGTAGCATCAGTTCAAACTTCGGCACACGTACAGTCATTTATTGAAGTAGATGTAACTAATATTGTAAAATGGAGAGATAAAGTAAAAAATGCTTTTGAAAAAAGAGAAGGCGAAAAATTGACTTTTACTCCAATATTTATGGAAGCAGTTGCAAAAGCATTGAAAGATTTCCCAGGAATGAATATTTCTGTAGATGGTGATTTTATCATTAAAAAGAAAAATATCAACCTAGGAATGGCAGCAGCTTTACCTAACGGAAATTTAATTGTTCCAGTTATTAAAAGTGCAGATCAATTAAACTTGGTAGGAATGGCAAAAGCGGTAAATGATTTAGGAAACCGTGCAAAAGCAGGAAAATTAAAACCAGACGATACTCAAGGAGGAACTTATACAGTTACCAATGTGGGAACATTTGGAAGTGTTTTTGGAACACCAATTATCAATCAGCCACAAGTAGGGATATTAGCTCTTGGTGCTATTAGAAAAGTGCCAGCAGTTATTGAAACTCCAGAAGGTGACTTCATTGGAATTCGTCAAAAAATGTTCTTATCTCACAGTTATGACCACCGTGTGGTAGATGGAGCATTAGGAGGAAGTTTTGTGAAACGAGTAGCAGATTACCTAGAAGCTTTTGATGTAAATAGAGATTATTAA
- a CDS encoding glycosyltransferase family 2 protein, whose product MQLSVIILNYNVRYFLELCVLSVESALKNIDSEIIVIDNNSSDDSCEMMRNRFPNIKLIQNDQNIGFPKGNNIGVAQAKGEYICILNPDTVVAEDTFEKVLAFAKKQSNLGIIGVKLIDGTGNFLPESKRGVPTPWVAFTKITSLYKIFSRSVFLNKYYAQHLTENQTGKVDILVGAFMFLERELYNEVGGFDEDCFMYSDDIDLSYRVLQKGKSNYYFHETTVIHYKGESTVKDGTYMKRFQEAMEYFYRKHFQASFLFSAFMKIGIVFFSLIKRIQGREKIKSMPKNYLLLSSSAVLAKIIAFVVQKKVDFLDWKTEKEVNLSLISIGKGTQIILDNEFVSFKECINIHENYRNKGIIFRIIPKKTNFIIGSDSSDDRGEVVKMK is encoded by the coding sequence ATGCAATTATCGGTTATTATTCTCAATTATAATGTTCGCTATTTTTTGGAGCTATGTGTGCTAAGTGTTGAAAGCGCTTTGAAAAACATAGATTCCGAGATAATTGTCATCGACAATAATTCTTCTGATGATAGTTGCGAAATGATGAGAAATCGTTTCCCAAACATCAAACTCATTCAAAATGACCAAAATATAGGCTTTCCAAAAGGGAATAATATAGGAGTAGCTCAGGCAAAAGGTGAATATATCTGTATTCTGAACCCAGATACCGTTGTAGCTGAAGATACATTTGAAAAAGTATTGGCTTTTGCCAAAAAACAATCCAATTTAGGAATAATAGGAGTAAAGCTCATAGATGGCACTGGTAATTTTCTGCCCGAAAGTAAAAGAGGAGTTCCAACACCATGGGTTGCCTTTACAAAGATTACCAGTTTGTATAAAATATTTTCAAGATCTGTTTTTTTAAATAAATATTACGCCCAACATTTAACCGAAAATCAAACAGGTAAAGTTGATATTTTGGTTGGTGCTTTTATGTTTCTAGAAAGAGAACTGTATAATGAAGTGGGAGGGTTTGATGAAGATTGTTTTATGTATTCAGATGATATTGATTTGTCGTATAGGGTATTGCAAAAAGGAAAATCAAATTATTATTTTCACGAAACAACAGTAATACATTATAAAGGAGAAAGTACAGTTAAGGACGGTACTTATATGAAACGATTTCAAGAAGCTATGGAGTATTTTTATAGAAAACATTTTCAGGCTTCCTTTCTTTTTTCGGCATTTATGAAAATAGGAATTGTATTCTTTTCTTTGATAAAAAGAATTCAGGGTAGGGAAAAAATCAAAAGCATGCCTAAAAATTATTTGTTGTTATCCTCATCTGCAGTATTAGCAAAAATAATAGCGTTTGTGGTACAAAAAAAGGTCGATTTTCTCGATTGGAAAACAGAAAAAGAGGTAAATTTGTCGTTAATTTCAATAGGAAAAGGGACACAGATTATTTTGGATAATGAGTTTGTTTCTTTCAAAGAATGCATTAATATTCATGAAAATTATAGAAACAAAGGGATTATATTTAGAATTATACCCAAAAAAACAAATTTCATAATTGGTAGCGATTCTTCTGATGATAGAGGAGAAGTTGTAAAAATGAAGTAA
- a CDS encoding BamA/TamA family outer membrane protein, with protein sequence MGFIRQNLLLFFVVLTSFISFSQKIDFRSNDLDGKQILKSIFLKNDSLKTKESRKIAFSLMPAPDMKSAEGGLVVSFVTTFFLDKNHETTKMSEVYFTPTTSFTGQYSFPIQSYIYTKDNKYNFIGDYRFMIYPQFTYGLGGNSSKDPQSEVNYQQIRFYQFVSRKIIGDFRLGLGFQLDNYQNISEDSKISEPTDFTLYQEGNYSDELSSGIAFQALYDSRKNILNPKQGYYFEADYRINSKTFGSDTDWKSIYIDARKYISFSDTRHKVLASRIFYWAVFDGKPHYLDLPSIGWDRYGKTGRGFTRNRYRSNSLLYLETEYRTDITRNGFLGAVFYGNISSVSNLDTYRFDNWTPAIGTGLRIKWNKVNDCNLVADFGISKDDWTFRVGLSENF encoded by the coding sequence ATGGGTTTCATTAGACAAAATTTGCTTCTGTTTTTTGTGGTTCTTACTTCTTTTATTTCTTTTTCTCAGAAAATAGACTTTAGAAGCAATGATTTGGATGGAAAGCAGATTTTGAAAAGTATTTTTTTGAAAAATGACAGTCTGAAAACAAAAGAATCAAGAAAAATAGCCTTTTCTCTAATGCCTGCTCCAGATATGAAGAGCGCCGAAGGCGGACTGGTAGTGTCATTCGTAACTACTTTTTTTCTAGACAAAAACCATGAAACAACCAAAATGTCCGAGGTCTATTTTACCCCAACAACTAGTTTTACAGGACAATATTCTTTCCCGATACAGTCATACATTTATACAAAAGACAATAAATATAATTTTATAGGCGATTATAGGTTTATGATTTATCCGCAGTTTACCTATGGTTTAGGCGGCAATAGTTCAAAAGATCCACAGTCAGAAGTAAATTATCAGCAAATTCGTTTTTATCAATTTGTAAGCCGAAAGATAATAGGAGATTTTCGTTTAGGACTGGGCTTTCAATTGGATAATTATCAGAATATTTCTGAAGATTCAAAAATATCAGAACCAACAGATTTTACTTTATATCAGGAAGGAAATTACTCGGATGAACTTTCTTCCGGAATAGCTTTTCAGGCTTTGTATGATTCCCGAAAAAACATTTTAAATCCCAAACAAGGTTATTATTTTGAGGCCGATTATCGTATCAATTCTAAAACCTTTGGTAGTGATACTGATTGGAAATCAATATATATAGATGCACGGAAGTATATTTCCTTTAGTGATACTCGTCATAAAGTACTGGCATCTAGAATATTTTATTGGGCAGTTTTCGACGGAAAGCCCCATTATTTGGATTTGCCAAGTATAGGTTGGGATCGTTATGGTAAAACAGGCAGGGGATTCACTCGCAATCGCTACCGAAGTAATTCTTTATTGTATTTAGAAACGGAATATCGTACAGATATTACAAGAAACGGTTTTCTCGGAGCGGTTTTTTACGGAAATATTTCTTCAGTTTCTAATCTGGATACCTATCGTTTTGATAATTGGACTCCGGCCATAGGAACAGGTCTTAGAATAAAATGGAATAAAGTTAATGATTGTAATCTGGTTGCAGATTTCGGTATCAGTAAGGATGATTGGACTTTTAGAGTCGGACTTTCGGAAAATTTTTAA
- a CDS encoding T9SS C-terminal target domain-containing protein: MQKFFILFFLVLTGSYAQVPGCTDPLAKNFDPKATLNNGSCLYASVKVKPESTQKISDSISETSGLIAFENTLWTHNDDYDTTLYGLDTKGQIKKKINLQGLKNTDWEAISQDSSYLYIGDFGNNYKGNRKDLRILRIEKKSISMSTPVIDSISFSYENQTDFAAQKPNTTDFDCEAFAVLQDSIYLFTKQWTTEKTSIYSVPKNPGTHIAQLKVTLNVKGLITDTAALPKKKGIVLCGYSKMLQPFVYLLYDYKNNNFSTGNQRKIKIALPFHQIEGITTQDGLLFYLTNEATIKKPFVNTPQQIHSIDLSSYLKE, from the coding sequence ATGCAAAAATTTTTCATCCTTTTTTTTCTGGTTCTAACAGGTTCTTATGCCCAAGTTCCGGGCTGTACAGATCCTCTTGCGAAAAATTTTGACCCAAAAGCTACACTAAACAATGGAAGTTGTCTCTATGCTTCCGTAAAAGTAAAGCCTGAGTCCACGCAAAAAATCAGCGATTCTATCTCGGAAACTTCTGGTTTGATTGCTTTTGAAAATACATTATGGACACACAATGACGACTACGATACAACTCTTTATGGTCTAGACACGAAAGGACAAATCAAGAAAAAAATTAATCTTCAAGGTTTAAAAAATACAGACTGGGAGGCTATTTCACAAGACAGTTCGTATCTCTACATTGGCGATTTTGGAAATAACTACAAAGGAAACAGAAAAGATTTACGGATTTTGAGAATTGAAAAAAAATCAATCTCAATGTCTACTCCCGTGATTGATAGTATTTCTTTTTCGTATGAAAATCAAACGGATTTTGCAGCTCAAAAACCAAATACCACTGATTTTGACTGTGAGGCTTTTGCAGTATTACAAGACAGCATTTATTTGTTTACCAAACAATGGACAACAGAAAAAACAAGTATATATTCCGTACCCAAAAATCCAGGAACACATATTGCACAACTCAAAGTAACCCTAAACGTAAAAGGCTTAATAACCGATACTGCTGCATTACCTAAGAAAAAAGGAATTGTTTTATGTGGGTATTCTAAAATGCTTCAGCCATTTGTGTATCTATTATACGACTACAAAAACAACAATTTTTCGACTGGAAACCAACGAAAAATAAAAATTGCATTGCCATTTCATCAGATAGAAGGAATTACTACCCAAGATGGATTACTCTTTTACCTAACGAATGAAGCCACTATAAAAAAACCATTTGTAAACACTCCTCAACAAATACATTCTATTGATTTAAGTTCGTATTTAAAAGAGTAA
- a CDS encoding S24 family peptidase, which produces MGSTERMREYLDYKGISKYKFCNDLGFSNKFLDNSSNMGTDKACKILHYYPEINSEWLLTGNGSMLKENNANIVIMNNDRKTIDSLHTSQEIPLYDLEAVAGLRELFNSGKPQRVLDTIKIPNLPKCDGAISVTGDSMYPLLKSGDIVLYKETEFENIFFGEMYLLSVKLNEWEEYITVKYVQKSEQGQEFVKLVSQNSHHQPKDIHISKISALALIKASIRINTMM; this is translated from the coding sequence ATGGGGTCAACTGAAAGAATGAGGGAATATCTTGATTATAAAGGGATTAGCAAGTATAAGTTTTGTAATGATCTAGGGTTTTCTAATAAATTTTTAGATAATAGTAGTAATATGGGGACTGATAAGGCGTGTAAAATATTACATTATTATCCAGAAATAAATTCAGAATGGTTATTGACAGGTAACGGATCAATGCTAAAGGAAAACAACGCTAATATTGTAATAATGAATAATGATAGAAAAACAATTGATTCGCTTCATACGAGCCAGGAAATCCCATTGTATGATCTGGAAGCTGTGGCAGGTTTACGAGAATTATTTAATAGTGGAAAACCACAAAGAGTACTGGATACTATAAAAATACCGAATTTGCCTAAATGTGATGGTGCAATTTCTGTGACAGGTGATAGTATGTATCCATTATTAAAATCAGGTGATATAGTGTTGTATAAAGAAACCGAATTTGAAAATATCTTTTTTGGTGAAATGTATCTTTTGAGTGTTAAGTTAAATGAATGGGAAGAATATATTACGGTAAAATATGTGCAGAAATCAGAACAAGGTCAGGAATTTGTAAAATTGGTAAGTCAGAATTCTCATCATCAGCCTAAAGATATTCATATCTCAAAAATATCTGCATTGGCTCTCATAAAAGCAAGTATTCGTATTAATACTATGATGTAA